Proteins from a genomic interval of Quercus robur chromosome 9, dhQueRobu3.1, whole genome shotgun sequence:
- the LOC126699345 gene encoding benzyl alcohol O-benzoyltransferase-like, which translates to MAQAPPTSLVFKVQRCKPELVAPAKPTPYEFKQLSDIDDQEGLRFQINTIHFYKHDSSILQEIRDPVKVIREALAQTLVFYYPFAGRLREGHGRKLVVECTGEGVMFIEANADITLEQFGDVLHPPFPCLEELLFDVPSSGGILHCPLLLIQVTRLKCGGFIFALRLNHTMSDGVGLVQFMMAMGEMARGACAPSILPVWQRHLLQARDPTQVTCTHREYDDMASTVVVPIPLNDDMAHRTIFFGSKEVSALRRFMPHHLKQCSTFELLTACLWRCRTIALQTNPQEEVRLLCVVNARDKFNPPLPNGYYGNVCVFCVALTTAGKLCKNPLGYAVELLKKAKKNVTEEYLRSMIDLMIIKGKPHFYVVGSYLVSDVTRARFGEVDFGWGKPFYGGPAMGEGRAIPGVASFYIPSKNSKGENGIIMPISLPVQAMERFENQLNILIVEGQTSHL; encoded by the exons ATGGCACAGGCACCACCCACCTCTCTAGTGTTCAAAGTACAAAGGTGTAAACCAGAACTGGTTGCTCCTGCAAAGCCCACACCTTATGAATTCAAACAACTCTCCGATATTGATGACCAAGAGGGTCTTCGATTTCAAATCAACACCATACATTTCTATAAACATGATTCCTCAATATTGCAAGAGATTAGAGACCCAGTGAAAGTCATCAGAGAAGCACTTGCACAAACACTAGTGTTTTACTACCCATTTGCTGGTAGGCTTAGGGAAGGACATGGCCGAAAGCTTGTAGTAGAATGTACCGGTGAGGGTGTCATGTTTATTGAGGCCAACGCCGATATTACGCTTGAACAGTTTGGTGACGTACTTCATCCTCCATTCCCATGCTTGGAGGAGCTCCTTTTTGATGTTCCCAGCTCTGGGGGCATCCTTCATTGCCCATTATTGCTTATCCAG GTGACGCGTCTCAAGTGTGGCGGTTTCATCTTTGCCCTTCGCCTAAACCACACCATGAGTGACGGCGTTGGATTGGTGCAATTCATGATGGCCATGGGCGAGATGGCACGTGGTGCATGTGCCCCCTCCATCTTACCCGTGTGGCAGAGACATCTCCTTCAAGCAAGAGATCCAACTCAAGTGACATGCACGCACCGTGAGTACGATGACATGGCCTCCACCGTTGTTGTCCCAATCCCACTCAACGATGACATGGCCCATCGTACCATTTTCTTTGGCTCAAAAGAGGTCTCTGCCCTCCGGAGATTCATGCCACATCACTTGAAACAATGCTCAACCTTTGAGTTGCTCACCGCATGCCTCTGGCGTTGCCGTACCATAGCTCTCCAGACAAACCCCCAAGAAGAGGTTCGTTTGTTGTGCGTTGTCAATGCACGTGACAAATTTAACCCTCCTTTACCCAACGGTTATTACGGTAACGTTTGTGTGTTCTGTGTGGCACTCACAACAGCAGGAAAGCTTTGTAAAAATCCATTGGGTTACGCTGTGGAATTGCTGAAGAAGGCAAAAAAGAATGTAACAGAGGAGTACTTGCGGTCGATGATTGATCTTATGATAATTAAGGGTAAGCCTCACTTCTATGTGGTTGGGTCGTATCTTGTGTCGGATGTGACACGTGCTAGATTTGGAGAGGTGGACTTTGGGTGGGGTAAACCATTTTATGGTGGGCCTGCAATGGGTGAGGGGAGGGCCATACCCGGAGTGGCTAGTTTCTATATTCCTAGTAAGAATAGTAAAGGAGAGAATGGGATAATAATGCCAATTTCCCTGCCAGTCCAAGCCATGGAAAGATTTGAAAACCAGTTGAATATATTGATTGTTGAAGGACAAACTAGTCACTTATAA